One region of Marivirga arenosa genomic DNA includes:
- the secA gene encoding preprotein translocase subunit SecA, with protein sequence MFDFIAKGLTKVFGTKSDRDIKEVLPLVEQINKEFAQLKDLSHDELRARTNSVMDKINQYLKEIDDQIAALHTKVDENPDMDLHTKEDLFNQIDDLEEKRNEKLEEVLLDVLPETFAIVKDTARRFMENEQLEVTATMFDKEMSGKAEHVNLSGDKAIWNNSWKAAGNEMTWGMMHYDVQLIGGIVLHKGKIAEMATGEGKTLVATLPAFLNALAKRGVHVVTVNDYLAKRDSEWMAPIYQFHGISCDCIDKYQPNSEERRAAYQSDIVYGTNNEFGFDYLRDNMTRETKELVQGKHHFAMIDEVDSVLIDEARTPLIISGPVPKGDVHEFDQLKPRIEKLVTEQRKLTANYLLEAKKLIKEGNEEEGGLALFRAYRGLPKYKPLIKYLSEQGIRQILQKTENIYLADNAKRMPEADEPLLFTIEEKNNNIDLTEKGIDLITRDGEDSKFFILPDIGVEIAQLEKDESYSNEEMLEKKEELIKDYSVKAERIHTVNQLLKAYTLFEKDTEYILVDGKVKIVDEQTGRVMEGRRYSDGLHQAIESKENVKVEDATQTYATITLQNYFRMYHKLSGMTGTAETEAGEFWDIYELDVVVIPTNKPIVRDDRQDKVYKTVREKFNAVTEEIVAMSEAGRPVLVGTTSVEISEILSRMLNMRKIKHQVLNAKQHAKEADVVAEAGKPGTVTIATNMAGRGTDIKLAKESKEAGGLAIIGTERHESRRVDRQLRGRSGRQGDPGSSQFFVSLEDNLMRMFGSDRIAKLMDRMGLEEGEVIQHSMISKSIERAQKKVEENNFGTRKRLLEYDDVMNSQREVIYKRRKNALYGERLQLDIMNMLFDTCEDIVNNAKATNAFDDFRLSILSTFGVDFEITQEEFDSIKEAELTAKLYDYVYSSYKAKNEKIREKAFPILKDISKNKGATVKDILVPFTDGKKQIGVVTNLEKNLETEGHEMILSMEKISTLAVIDENWKEHLREMDDLKQSVQNAVYEQKDPLLIYKFEGFELFKRFIGKLNEDISSFMMKLDLPVQDSSEVQAAAQRRQKQNYKESKEESGSVLSGGGQNKNRPAVDKQMPAKSEKIVGRNDRVSVQYQDGSVKKDVKFKTVEEDVKNNKCVLLDE encoded by the coding sequence ATGTTTGACTTTATAGCAAAAGGACTAACCAAAGTATTCGGAACCAAATCCGATAGAGATATAAAAGAAGTTTTACCTCTAGTAGAACAGATCAATAAAGAATTTGCGCAATTAAAAGACTTATCTCATGATGAGTTGAGAGCCAGAACGAATAGCGTAATGGATAAAATCAATCAATATTTAAAAGAGATTGATGATCAAATTGCTGCACTTCACACTAAGGTGGATGAAAATCCTGATATGGATTTACACACCAAGGAAGATTTGTTTAATCAGATCGATGATTTAGAAGAAAAAAGAAATGAAAAGTTGGAGGAGGTGCTACTAGACGTACTTCCTGAAACTTTTGCCATAGTAAAAGACACAGCCAGAAGATTCATGGAAAATGAACAGCTGGAGGTTACTGCTACTATGTTTGATAAAGAAATGTCCGGTAAAGCTGAACATGTTAACTTAAGCGGTGATAAAGCCATCTGGAATAACAGCTGGAAAGCGGCAGGAAATGAAATGACCTGGGGTATGATGCATTATGACGTCCAGCTTATTGGGGGTATCGTATTGCACAAAGGTAAAATTGCGGAGATGGCTACGGGTGAAGGTAAAACCCTAGTGGCTACTTTACCAGCCTTCCTAAATGCATTAGCAAAAAGAGGGGTTCACGTGGTAACGGTTAATGATTACCTTGCAAAGCGTGACTCTGAATGGATGGCGCCTATCTATCAATTTCATGGAATATCTTGTGATTGTATCGATAAATACCAGCCTAACTCTGAAGAAAGAAGAGCGGCCTATCAATCAGATATTGTGTATGGTACGAATAACGAATTTGGCTTCGATTATTTGAGAGATAATATGACGCGTGAAACCAAAGAGTTGGTACAAGGTAAACACCACTTTGCTATGATTGATGAGGTAGATTCTGTATTAATTGATGAGGCTAGAACTCCATTGATTATTTCAGGTCCAGTACCTAAAGGAGATGTTCACGAATTCGATCAGCTAAAGCCAAGAATTGAAAAGCTTGTTACGGAACAAAGAAAATTAACGGCTAATTATTTACTTGAAGCTAAAAAGCTCATCAAAGAAGGAAATGAAGAAGAAGGTGGATTAGCTTTATTTAGAGCTTACAGAGGTTTACCAAAGTATAAGCCATTAATTAAATATTTAAGTGAGCAAGGTATCCGTCAGATTCTACAAAAAACGGAAAATATTTATTTAGCAGATAATGCTAAAAGAATGCCTGAGGCGGATGAGCCATTGTTATTCACCATTGAAGAGAAAAATAATAATATAGACCTTACTGAAAAAGGGATTGACTTAATCACCAGAGACGGTGAAGATTCTAAATTCTTTATCCTTCCTGACATTGGGGTTGAAATTGCACAACTTGAGAAGGACGAATCTTACTCTAATGAGGAAATGTTAGAGAAAAAAGAGGAGCTGATTAAAGATTATTCCGTTAAAGCAGAAAGAATTCACACGGTAAACCAGTTACTAAAAGCCTATACTTTATTTGAAAAGGATACGGAATATATTTTAGTAGATGGTAAGGTAAAGATTGTAGATGAACAGACAGGTCGTGTGATGGAAGGAAGAAGATATTCTGACGGACTACACCAGGCGATTGAATCTAAAGAAAATGTAAAGGTTGAGGATGCTACTCAAACCTATGCGACTATTACCTTACAGAATTATTTCAGAATGTACCACAAATTATCAGGTATGACCGGTACTGCAGAAACAGAAGCGGGTGAGTTCTGGGATATTTACGAATTGGATGTGGTGGTTATTCCTACTAACAAACCAATTGTAAGAGACGATAGACAAGATAAAGTGTATAAAACGGTTCGCGAGAAATTCAATGCCGTAACTGAAGAAATTGTAGCCATGAGTGAAGCTGGAAGACCTGTTTTGGTTGGTACTACTTCCGTTGAGATTTCTGAGATCTTAAGCCGTATGTTGAATATGCGTAAGATCAAACACCAGGTATTGAACGCAAAACAACACGCTAAAGAGGCAGATGTAGTAGCAGAAGCTGGTAAACCAGGTACAGTTACTATTGCCACTAACATGGCGGGTCGTGGTACCGATATTAAGCTAGCTAAAGAGTCGAAAGAGGCAGGAGGTTTGGCCATAATCGGTACTGAAAGACACGAATCAAGACGAGTAGATAGACAGTTAAGAGGTCGTTCAGGTCGTCAGGGAGACCCAGGGTCATCTCAATTCTTTGTTTCCTTAGAGGATAACCTAATGAGGATGTTTGGTTCGGATAGAATTGCCAAGTTGATGGATAGAATGGGACTGGAAGAAGGAGAGGTAATCCAGCACTCTATGATTTCTAAATCAATTGAAAGAGCACAGAAGAAAGTAGAGGAAAATAACTTTGGTACTCGTAAGCGATTATTGGAGTATGATGATGTGATGAATTCGCAGCGTGAAGTAATTTATAAGAGAAGAAAGAATGCACTTTACGGAGAAAGGCTTCAGCTTGATATCATGAATATGTTGTTCGATACCTGCGAGGATATCGTGAACAACGCAAAAGCTACCAATGCTTTTGATGATTTCAGATTAAGCATCTTAAGTACTTTCGGTGTTGATTTTGAGATCACTCAAGAAGAATTTGATAGCATTAAGGAGGCAGAACTTACTGCAAAGTTATATGATTATGTTTACAGCTCTTATAAGGCTAAAAACGAGAAAATTAGAGAAAAAGCTTTTCCTATCTTAAAAGATATTTCTAAGAATAAAGGGGCTACCGTTAAAGATATATTGGTGCCTTTCACGGATGGTAAAAAGCAGATTGGGGTAGTAACCAATCTTGAGAAAAACTTAGAGACGGAAGGCCATGAAATGATCCTATCAATGGAGAAAATTTCTACTCTTGCTGTGATAGATGAAAATTGGAAAGAGCATCTTAGAGAAATGGATGACTTAAAGCAATCTGTGCAGAATGCGGTTTATGAGCAGAAAGATCCGTTACTCATTTACAAATTCGAAGGTTTTGAATTGTTCAAACGCTTTATCGGTAAATTAAATGAAGATATTAGCTCATTCATGATGAAACTTGATCTACCAGTTCAGGATAGTTCTGAAGTTCAAGCTGCAGCGCAACGCAGACAGAAACAAAACTATAAGGAAAGTAAGGAAGAATCAGGTTCTGTATTAAGTGGAGGAGGTCAGAATAAAAATAGACCAGCAGTTGATAAACAGATGCCTGCAAAATCTGAAAAGATTGTGGGAAGAAATGATAGAGTAAGCGTACAATATCAGGATGGAAGTGTGAAGAAAGATGTTAAGTTTAAGACGGTAGAAGAGGACGTTAAAAACAATAAATGTGTATTGTTAGATGAATAG
- a CDS encoding SPOR domain-containing protein yields MNRFGNIIAVITLGFFIWGCVTTQQTSTASKSYSEDLSLYRPKVDTSVSMEVEKANFRKTSDDFTAQADVTELLNKKLDTLAENNKEIRYVNGYSIQIYSGSSSAEAYQARDTARVVLPEIRTDVEYRQPIYKVRVGRFTERLEVQRTLLKLKPKFPSAISVPQRIYIN; encoded by the coding sequence ATGAATAGGTTTGGAAACATCATAGCGGTAATCACTTTAGGCTTCTTTATTTGGGGCTGTGTAACTACTCAACAAACTTCCACTGCCAGTAAATCTTACAGTGAGGACTTAAGTCTATATCGGCCTAAAGTAGATACTTCTGTTAGCATGGAAGTAGAAAAAGCGAACTTTAGAAAAACGAGTGACGATTTTACAGCTCAAGCAGATGTTACTGAGCTATTGAATAAGAAGCTTGATACTTTAGCGGAGAATAATAAAGAGATTCGCTATGTAAATGGGTATTCTATACAGATTTACAGTGGAAGCAGCAGTGCAGAAGCCTATCAAGCAAGAGATACGGCAAGAGTCGTCTTACCTGAAATCAGAACAGATGTGGAATACCGACAACCCATTTATAAGGTGAGGGTAGGTCGCTTTACTGAAAGATTGGAGGTGCAGAGAACTTTATTGAAGTTAAAACCTAAGTTTCCAAGTGCTATCTCAGTACCTCAAAGAATTTATATTAATTAA
- a CDS encoding M20 metallopeptidase family protein: MDLKSRIQSLAKSQFEEVKGLREHLHANPELSFEEFETAKFISKTLTDWGIDHQTGVADTGTVVLIKGKNSDSKVTALRADIDALPIKEQNEVPYKSKNEGVMHACGHDVHTSCMLGAVKILNELKDQFEGTIKVLFQPGEEKVPGGASKMIKEGVLKNPDVNNIIGQHVMPLIDAGKVGFRSGMYMASTDELYLTIKGKGGHGAMPEQNVDPVIISANILVALQQIVSRHASPKVPSVVSFGKVIAEGATNVIPNEVYIEGTFRTMDEEWRAEAHKRMRKMIEGMAESMGATADFEIRKGYPYLINEPELTDRAKANAIEYLGEENVEDLDLWMAAEDFAYFSQATDACFYRLGVRNEARGITSSVHTPTFDIDPVALETGMGLIAWLAIKELESK; encoded by the coding sequence ATGGATTTAAAATCAAGGATTCAATCATTAGCTAAAAGTCAATTTGAGGAAGTAAAAGGATTAAGAGAGCACTTACATGCTAATCCTGAGTTGTCTTTTGAAGAATTTGAAACAGCAAAATTCATCAGCAAAACGCTAACAGATTGGGGAATTGATCATCAAACCGGAGTTGCCGATACGGGTACAGTAGTATTGATTAAAGGTAAAAACTCAGACAGTAAAGTAACGGCTTTAAGAGCAGATATTGATGCCCTTCCCATAAAAGAGCAGAATGAGGTACCTTACAAGAGTAAAAATGAGGGCGTGATGCATGCATGTGGGCATGATGTACATACTTCCTGCATGCTAGGTGCAGTTAAAATATTAAATGAACTTAAGGACCAATTTGAAGGGACTATAAAAGTATTATTTCAACCAGGAGAGGAAAAAGTACCGGGTGGTGCTTCAAAAATGATTAAAGAAGGAGTTCTTAAAAATCCTGATGTTAATAATATTATTGGGCAACATGTGATGCCATTAATTGATGCTGGTAAAGTGGGTTTCCGTTCTGGTATGTATATGGCCAGTACCGATGAACTTTATCTTACTATTAAAGGAAAAGGCGGTCATGGTGCTATGCCTGAGCAAAATGTTGACCCCGTTATCATTTCAGCCAATATATTAGTGGCATTGCAACAAATTGTGAGTCGACACGCAAGCCCTAAAGTGCCTTCCGTAGTTTCTTTCGGGAAAGTAATAGCCGAAGGTGCTACTAATGTTATTCCTAATGAGGTTTATATAGAAGGAACATTCCGAACTATGGATGAAGAATGGAGAGCTGAAGCGCATAAAAGAATGCGAAAAATGATTGAAGGCATGGCAGAAAGCATGGGGGCTACTGCTGATTTTGAAATCAGAAAGGGCTATCCATACCTCATCAATGAACCTGAATTGACCGATAGAGCAAAAGCCAATGCCATAGAATATTTAGGAGAAGAAAATGTGGAGGATTTAGACCTCTGGATGGCAGCAGAAGATTTTGCTTACTTCTCTCAAGCCACAGATGCCTGTTTCTACCGATTAGGAGTTAGAAATGAAGCCAGAGGCATTACTTCTTCCGTTCACACCCCAACTTTTGATATTGATCCTGTCGCTTTAGAGACCGGCATGGGTTTAATAGCTTGGTTGGCCATAAAAGAATTAGAGAGTAAGTAA
- a CDS encoding IS481 family transposase, which produces MPWKETRTMEQKVEFICEWRTQKYSITELCKAFNISRPTAYKLINRFQNEGLEGLVEQSRTPRAHPNKTSAAIEEKIIQIKEKYARWGAKKIRRLLFNECCKEDVPSVVTVHKILNQHGFVKPQKRLRRVKPVFPIFDPQECNEVWSADYKGKFLMGNKIYCHPLTIADSRSRFLFTAKGHYKENLKAVKTEFTRVFRQYGIPKQIHTDNGSPFGSVASIQRFTQLSYWFIELGIIPVFSDPAHPEQNGRHERMHRDLKASCAKPSAYDLKAQQRRLNNFVKEYNHVRPHEALGMETPASAHSFSTRPFPEKILVYDYDSDMKVLKVTQNGAVRWRSYYWVYLTAALKGKYVGVLDMDNGIWRVFYRSLFLGYFDEKHLRDKQKSIRLSQNIV; this is translated from the coding sequence ATGCCTTGGAAAGAAACAAGAACTATGGAACAGAAAGTAGAATTTATTTGTGAGTGGCGTACTCAGAAGTACAGCATCACCGAACTTTGTAAAGCATTTAATATCTCCAGGCCAACAGCCTATAAGTTAATAAATCGCTTCCAAAATGAAGGACTGGAAGGGCTTGTAGAGCAGTCTAGAACGCCTCGGGCTCATCCTAATAAAACCAGTGCAGCGATTGAAGAAAAAATCATTCAAATAAAGGAAAAGTATGCACGCTGGGGAGCTAAAAAGATTAGGAGATTATTGTTTAACGAATGCTGCAAGGAGGATGTACCCAGTGTGGTTACAGTTCACAAAATCCTTAACCAGCATGGGTTTGTGAAGCCTCAAAAAAGGCTCAGGAGAGTGAAGCCTGTTTTCCCCATATTTGATCCTCAGGAATGCAATGAAGTTTGGAGTGCTGATTACAAAGGGAAGTTTTTAATGGGCAATAAAATATACTGCCATCCCTTGACAATTGCAGACTCCAGGAGCAGGTTTTTGTTTACAGCCAAAGGACATTATAAAGAGAACTTAAAGGCAGTTAAAACAGAGTTTACAAGGGTTTTTAGGCAATATGGGATCCCAAAGCAAATCCATACTGATAATGGAAGTCCGTTCGGATCGGTAGCTTCCATTCAGCGCTTTACCCAGCTCTCTTATTGGTTCATTGAATTAGGTATAATTCCTGTATTTTCTGATCCTGCACACCCGGAACAAAACGGCAGACATGAACGCATGCACCGTGATTTAAAAGCCTCTTGTGCAAAGCCTTCAGCCTACGATTTGAAGGCACAGCAAAGACGCTTAAACAACTTTGTAAAGGAATACAATCATGTACGTCCACACGAAGCTTTAGGGATGGAAACCCCAGCTTCTGCACATAGCTTTTCAACCCGCCCTTTCCCTGAAAAGATACTCGTTTATGACTACGATTCAGACATGAAAGTGTTAAAGGTAACGCAAAACGGAGCCGTGCGATGGCGGTCCTATTACTGGGTATATCTGACAGCAGCTTTAAAGGGAAAATATGTGGGAGTGCTAGATATGGATAATGGAATTTGGAGGGTATTCTATAGAAGCTTATTTTTAGGATACTTTGATGAAAAACATTTAAGAGACAAACAAAAATCAATAAGGCTGAGCCAAAATATAGTGTAA